ACAAAAAAAGCCTTGCTTTAATATATGAAAAAACATTACCAATCACTGACTCAAACGAGATCGCTACTATCATCTCTGGACTTTTTAAATGGAAAAAAAGCTGGACTGATAGCAATATAGATGAGTATTTGAAATTTTATGATAAGGACTTTGCTCGTTATGATGGTATGAGTTTGGCAAATTTTAAAGCGATGAAAAAGATGATATTTTCACGAAATGAGAGCAAAGAGATAAGATTTTCAAATTTTATCATCACGCCATACCCAAATTCTAAAAATGATAAACTGTTTCGTGTGAGCTTTTATGAAGACTATACTTCATCAACACATAAATTTCAGGGCCAAAAAACCCTTTATATCAAGCTTTATGGCGATGAGATGAAGATATTTATCGAGGAGTAAATATGCAAAATAATAATGACAAAGCAGAACAAGTAGCAGCCAAGTTGGAGCAAATTTTTAAAGCAAGGAGCGAGTTTTTTGCAGAGCTTGATAGGCAAGTCCCAAAGATAAACAATACAGATGTTTTTGACTTTAATGCAGTGAGTAGCACAAATTTAAAAGAGATTTATGCTAAATTTTATGCCTATGATTACAATGTGCGAAAGCTTTTACCAGATGTTTATGCCGCTTACGATGTGAATTTCAATGTCTGAGATACGACTAAATCGCACTGCTTATAGACACAATTTAACTCAAATTTGCACTAAAGCTAATGGCAAAGATCGAGTTATATTGGTGCTAAAAGATAATGCTTATGGGCACGGAGCTAGGCTTATCGCAGAAGAGGCTAGTGAGTTTGGGATAAAATTTGTTGCGGTTAAAAATGAGTTTGAAGCCAATGAGATAGAGCCTTTTTTTAAAAATATATTGATACTTTCTCATATTGCAAATGGAAACGAAACGGATAAGTTCATCTACGCTATAAATGATATACGGGGCTTAGAGCGGATAAAGAATGGTTCGCGTATACACCTTTGTATAGATACAAATATGCATCGAAATGGACTAAATTTAAGTGAACTAAACTTAGTTTTTAAGCTTTTGTTGGCTAAAAAATTAAAGCTTGAAGGGGCTTATACGCACTTTCGTGCAAGTGATGAGCTAAATGCTGATTATTTTGTACAAAGAGAGAATTTCAAGGTGGCAAAGGAGCAAATTTTAAGTCTTTGTGATAAATTTGGATTGACACGACCTATATTTCACTCGCATAACTCAGCTGGCTTGGAGCGATTTAGTGAAAACAGTGATGATATGGTGCGTGTTGGTATCGCTCAGCACGGATATGCTCAGTTTGATGATAGTTTAAATTTACGTCCAGTGCTTAGTTTGTGGGCAAATAAAGTGAGTGGACGTGTGTTAAAATGTGGTCAAAGCGTAGGATATGGTGCAAAATTTACAGCTATAAATGATATGAATATCGCCACTTATGATCTTGGGTATGGCGATGGACTTTTGCGTTATAACGGCGTTGGGGAGCTGCATTTAGCTAATGGTAATATACTGCTTGGCAAGATGTCTATGGATAGTTTTAGTAGCATAGATGCTGGTGAGTGGATCTGCGTGTTTGATGATGCAAATGTTTGGGCAGAGTTTTTTGGTACTATAAATTATGATGTTGTCACGAAGCTTTCACCGTTTATAAAGCGAGTGTGGGTATAAAATTGTGATTTTAATTAGAAAAATTTTATTAATCTTAACGGCTTTTTTAGCCCTTGCAAACGCGGATAGCTTTGATAAAAAAGCTACAACTGAGAGGGCATTTTATGAGCAAATTTTATCTGAGTTAAAAACCAAGCAGATACCGCAGTTTATAGAGGGTATTGCAAGTTTAAATTTACCACGCAGGATAGATGAGATAACCACCATAAGCTCACTTGACGCTAATGGCTTAAATATAAATGCAATTTTTAGTCTAAATGATATTAAGACTAGACAAATTTCTAAATTTAATAGCAAACAACTTGAGGCATTAAAGAGCGAATTTAAGAGCAATGGCAAGAAATTTCTTTGTAAAGAGAGTGTATCTATTGCCTTGCTAAATCGTGGCATAGTTTTGTTTGGTAGCTATCATTTAGATGGCAGACACCTTTTTGATATAAAGATGGATAAAAGTAGTTGCGAGTAGTTGTTTTTACTTTGCTTTTTAGCTCGTTCATTTTTGGAGCAAGCTCCTATGAAATGGCAGCTAAATATGCAAAATTTTATAAAAAAGCTATACCTTTGCGGCGTAACTCAAATCTCGTATTAAACGATCTTTTAAACATAGGCGATAACCTTTTGTATCGTTACGCAGTAAATGACACGAAAAAGACTTGGGTGAGTAAATTTAATACACAAGAGCTTAAAAAATATGCCGACGAAACACGCAAGATGAATCTGGCTCAAATTTGTCAAGATAGTGAAGCGATGGCTATGCTGGATAATAACATTACGATGGATCAGGTGTTTTATACGCAAGATGGTAGGCTTCTTTTTAACTACCAAATAAACAAACTTGACTGCATAAATAAGCGATAATCAATAAATTTTTTAGCTTAAATTAATGTCAATTTTATAAATTTTAGAATTTAAATTTAAACTAGTGGAGGGTTGTATATTCTCCACTAATTTTTATTCTCTTAGATGTTGCTCTATTTTCTTAAGCTCAGCTATGCGATCGCTTGTTAGCGGATGCGTACGAAATAAAGATGAGAGTGTATTTTTGATAGAACCAAATGGATTGATAATAAACATATGTGCACTTTGTGGAGTAGCGTTTGCTATTATGCGATTTTGTGAGTAGCTTTCAAGTTTACGCAAAGCGTTTGCGAGCCACTCAGGATGCCCGGTTAACAAGGCTGCACCTTTGTCTGCCTTGTATTCGCGTTCGCGTGAGATTGCCATTTGGATTATTGTGGCAGCAATTGGCATTATTATAGCAACTAAGAGCATTATTACACCGTTGTTTTTATTATTTTGTGAGTTTTGATTGGCAACTGCACCAAATTTAGCAAAGTTTGCAAGCATCGCTATTGCACCTGCCATTACCGCAGCTATCGTACCTGTTAGGATGTCGTAGTGTTTTACGTGGCAAAGTTCGTGAGCTAGAACACCTTCTATCTCATTTTCATTTAATAAATTTAAAAGCCCTTCTGTTATGGCGATTGCGGCATTGCTAGGGTTGCGACCAGTTGCAAATGCATTTGGTGCAGACTCTGGTATGATATAAACACGTGGCATAGGTATGTTTGCCCTTTTGCTTAGTCTACGCACGATAGTATAAAGTCCACTAGCATTAGCCTCGTCAACTTCAATTGCATTGTATCGTTTTAGCACGAGTTTATCGCTGAAAAAGTATGAAAATATATTCATGCCAGCTGCTATTAAAAATGCCATTATCATACCCTGCTGACCGCCAACTAGGCTACCGACAAACATAAAAAGCATCATCATGCCAACCATCAAAAAACAGGTTTTAAATATCTCCATTGTCTATCCCTTTTTTAAATATCGCTACGTCTACACCGTTTTGAGCTAGAGTTTCAAGTTCTACTTCATCGTTTATAACATAAGCTATCTTGCTATCAAACAGATAAAACTGAGCGAATTCGGCGAATTTTTTAGCTTTTTCTAGCTCATTTGCGATGATTAGCTTTGCTCCTGCTGCATTTGCGATTATTGCTTGGCTAACATCGCTACAATACACTGCAAATTCGGTATTTAGCTCATTTGCATAAGCTATCATATTTTTATCAAAATCAAATAAATTTACTCGTCCAGCCATTATCTGGCTCTCGCTACTCACTACAAAAAGTGGCTCATATGCTACTAGCTCATGCCCGATAAGTTGCATTAATTCTCCTTTTCACAGTCTTTGCAGATGTATTTTCCGTTTCGCAAAATACTCTCTTTTATATCAACAAAAGTGCCACATTTACCGCACTCAACGAAATTTTCCACTCTCTCATCGACTTGTTTTTTTGCCTTGAAAAATACTATATAGATGATGAAAAGTACGATGGTTGCGACTAAAATTTTAGTTATCATAATATATTATCCATTAAAATGTAATTTCTATTTTTATTATTGTAAATTTTTGCATTATATCCACTAAGCTCATCTGCTACGCTACTACCTTTATAGAGTAAAAATTTAGTCTGTTTATCATAAAAACCACTGCAAATTTTTATAAACTGTGGCATTTTCATTAATGCTCTTGATGTTATAAGATCGGCTCTAAATTTATCACACTGCTCTATCTTTTGACTATGCAC
This portion of the Campylobacter anatolicus genome encodes:
- the cmeU gene encoding CmeU family protein is translated as MQNNNDKAEQVAAKLEQIFKARSEFFAELDRQVPKINNTDVFDFNAVSSTNLKEIYAKFYAYDYNVRKLLPDVYAAYDVNFNV
- a CDS encoding alanine racemase translates to MSEIRLNRTAYRHNLTQICTKANGKDRVILVLKDNAYGHGARLIAEEASEFGIKFVAVKNEFEANEIEPFFKNILILSHIANGNETDKFIYAINDIRGLERIKNGSRIHLCIDTNMHRNGLNLSELNLVFKLLLAKKLKLEGAYTHFRASDELNADYFVQRENFKVAKEQILSLCDKFGLTRPIFHSHNSAGLERFSENSDDMVRVGIAQHGYAQFDDSLNLRPVLSLWANKVSGRVLKCGQSVGYGAKFTAINDMNIATYDLGYGDGLLRYNGVGELHLANGNILLGKMSMDSFSSIDAGEWICVFDDANVWAEFFGTINYDVVTKLSPFIKRVWV
- the htpX gene encoding zinc metalloprotease HtpX → MEIFKTCFLMVGMMMLFMFVGSLVGGQQGMIMAFLIAAGMNIFSYFFSDKLVLKRYNAIEVDEANASGLYTIVRRLSKRANIPMPRVYIIPESAPNAFATGRNPSNAAIAITEGLLNLLNENEIEGVLAHELCHVKHYDILTGTIAAVMAGAIAMLANFAKFGAVANQNSQNNKNNGVIMLLVAIIMPIAATIIQMAISREREYKADKGAALLTGHPEWLANALRKLESYSQNRIIANATPQSAHMFIINPFGSIKNTLSSLFRTHPLTSDRIAELKKIEQHLRE